One window of the Nostoc sp. 'Peltigera membranacea cyanobiont' N6 genome contains the following:
- a CDS encoding response regulator: MRTNQTSNRESKLNSQQRLVGIRILLVEDEPDIADLLIFVLETAGAEVMALINAEAAFGILESFHPNILVSNVRLPEHNGNWLIEQIRGHSSPYFRQLPAIAITSYTREFSESKAIDAGFDRFLVKLENLESIESVIVELLSSRDYMD, from the coding sequence ATGAGGACGAATCAAACAAGCAATCGAGAAAGTAAGTTAAATTCACAACAGCGCCTTGTTGGAATCAGGATCTTGCTGGTAGAGGATGAGCCAGATATTGCAGACCTGCTCATCTTCGTTCTGGAAACAGCAGGTGCAGAGGTGATGGCTTTGATCAACGCAGAGGCAGCCTTCGGCATCCTCGAATCGTTTCATCCCAATATTCTGGTATCCAATGTCAGGTTGCCTGAGCATAATGGAAATTGGTTGATTGAGCAAATTCGGGGACATTCCAGCCCATACTTCCGGCAGTTGCCAGCAATCGCTATTACTTCTTATACACGGGAATTTTCCGAAAGTAAGGCAATAGATGCAGGCTTTGATCGATTTCTAGTTAAGCTTGAGAATCTAGAGTCAATAGAGAGTGTGATAGTTGAATTACTATCCAGCCGTGATTATATGGACTAA
- a CDS encoding helix-turn-helix domain-containing protein, whose translation MNKQEAADYLGVSVRALERYVQQGRIGVKYEKGKTRPTANFDQTELEAFKEELNQPTVKPAFESRQIATEQQPQTGKLVHSSGEIAEFGEIGVIDKLSSIIEGLLGRGDNHPVVPIADKLLLTIAEAQALTGLSREFLRDAITAGSLKAKVIGKGWRVKRSDLQEYVDKLF comes from the coding sequence ATGAACAAGCAAGAAGCCGCAGACTATCTAGGCGTGAGCGTTAGAGCCTTAGAGCGCTACGTCCAACAAGGGCGAATCGGTGTTAAGTACGAGAAAGGGAAAACTCGCCCGACTGCCAACTTTGACCAAACCGAACTGGAAGCATTCAAGGAAGAACTAAACCAACCGACCGTAAAACCTGCCTTTGAATCTCGCCAAATAGCGACAGAGCAACAGCCACAGACAGGTAAATTAGTGCATTCTTCTGGCGAGATTGCGGAGTTTGGCGAGATTGGGGTAATTGATAAATTGTCCTCAATCATTGAAGGGCTGCTGGGCAGAGGTGACAATCACCCAGTAGTGCCGATCGCCGATAAGCTACTACTGACTATTGCAGAGGCACAAGCGCTAACTGGGTTGTCTAGAGAATTCCTGCGAGATGCAATTACGGCGGGTTCGTTAAAAGCCAAAGTAATTGGCAAGGGTTGGCGAGTTAAACGCAGTGATCTACAAGAGTACGTTGACAAGCTGTTTTGA
- a CDS encoding response regulator: protein MLPKNSNETYPQKDREFLEQIPQSQSPSLNGLRVLVVDDNEDCLCIVTFILSDYQAQTKTATSVDEAIEAIEEWKPDIVISDIGMPNKDGYSLVSSIRNKEASMGGFLPAVALTSYVYPEDISEAIDAGFQEVIRKPFEPDELVAVLARLTGQTI, encoded by the coding sequence ATGTTGCCAAAAAATTCTAACGAGACATATCCACAAAAAGATAGAGAGTTTTTAGAGCAAATACCGCAAAGTCAATCTCCATCCCTCAATGGTTTAAGGGTACTTGTGGTAGATGACAATGAAGATTGCTTGTGTATAGTTACGTTTATTTTGTCAGATTACCAGGCACAAACCAAAACGGCAACATCGGTGGATGAAGCTATAGAAGCAATTGAAGAGTGGAAACCAGATATTGTGATCAGCGACATCGGGATGCCTAACAAGGACGGTTACTCACTAGTTAGCTCCATCAGAAACAAAGAAGCGTCAATGGGTGGGTTTCTTCCAGCCGTGGCTTTAACAAGTTATGTGTATCCAGAAGACATTAGCGAAGCAATAGATGCAGGGTTTCAAGAGGTTATTCGTAAGCCTTTTGAACCTGATGAGCTAGTTGCAGTTTTAGCAAGGCTTACAGGACAAACTATATAA
- a CDS encoding relaxase/mobilization nuclease domain-containing protein produces the protein MITKVKANKSFRGTTKYVLEKEKAKIIGGNMYGRSTNELVEQFTLSAHLNPQLKDPCYHLMLSVPKTDRTLNDDELSNLSQKHFANIIVLSQLKGDESQVKQPDKRIADTKLNQLVDEFIESELPAYDFFIARHSDKEHDHTHIVASRVNNLDGKSIRTWNNYAHSEHSARLLEREFKLTPVQSSWESKQKAMTRNQLERVERDGLPGEQIMRRAIEQVAADKPTMPQLIEQLWREHQVKSIVSYYGHGGVRGIKFGIDIGSVNEDGSPRLLWKQGGNLNKYKCSFTKLQSELGITYDPIRDDSKIKRLNNFLESVDNSQVNQQLISTIFPKEAQFIAQNKHQLNPATSDTEQRASSELINTISDFIEQSAVESILSETLPQLAEQLSQYNQQLSAGRTAFDELSSAITQELQSHTEKKAILSISDYIEQSTVESALTEAVLELTQQLSQYKEELVTAKATFNDLDAVLATELKSYLEKKAILSISDYIEQSAVESALTEAVLELTKQLSQYKEELVTAKATFNDLDAVLATELKSYLEKKAILSISDYIEQSTVESALTEAVLELTQRLSQYKEQLSAGRTTFDDLELVINTELQSHIEKKAILSISDYVEQSTVESALTETVLELTQQLSQYKEQLVIAKTTFNDLDAVLATELQSYLEKRAISSISDYVEQSTVESALTETVLELTQQLSQNQQQLSAGRTIFDDLEAAIVYLEQLHRSQKPVDAIALNQTPSITTDKPKLKEELSAELYKYYSADLQNLLVTDRDKEIAIRALLDNKPHQDVEEILFASPAGWTQDEAKELVLIASNQLATQKSEPEQSFDENQRIESELLAMAVPIAVELINWQLRETGSNSLRFKRATLEKQGRELVFSHDERGEIFRVAVNRNQSGELEYSPINVGEVKNEDLNFWQEADRILQQIISEKQQQSIRQNKGISL, from the coding sequence ATGATTACCAAAGTCAAAGCTAACAAATCATTTCGTGGCACTACTAAATATGTGCTTGAGAAAGAGAAAGCTAAGATTATTGGCGGGAATATGTACGGGAGAAGTACCAATGAACTGGTAGAGCAGTTTACCTTATCAGCCCATCTTAACCCGCAGCTAAAAGACCCATGCTATCACTTAATGCTTAGTGTACCTAAGACTGACAGAACTCTCAATGATGACGAATTATCTAATCTGTCTCAGAAGCACTTTGCGAATATCATTGTGCTATCGCAGTTAAAAGGTGATGAATCCCAAGTCAAACAGCCAGATAAAAGGATAGCTGATACTAAACTAAACCAGCTAGTTGATGAATTTATAGAATCAGAACTACCAGCTTATGACTTCTTTATAGCGCGACACTCAGACAAAGAACATGACCACACCCACATTGTTGCATCTAGAGTTAATAACCTAGACGGTAAATCTATTCGTACCTGGAACAATTACGCCCACTCTGAACACTCAGCCCGACTACTAGAGCGGGAATTTAAGCTAACCCCAGTCCAAAGTAGTTGGGAAAGTAAGCAGAAAGCTATGACCCGCAATCAGCTTGAACGGGTCGAACGCGATGGACTTCCAGGTGAACAAATAATGCGACGGGCGATTGAGCAAGTGGCAGCAGATAAACCTACAATGCCCCAGCTAATTGAGCAGTTATGGAGAGAGCATCAAGTCAAATCCATCGTCAGTTATTACGGTCACGGTGGGGTAAGAGGCATCAAGTTTGGTATTGATATTGGCTCAGTTAATGAAGATGGTAGCCCTCGTCTACTCTGGAAACAGGGAGGTAATCTCAATAAATATAAGTGTTCATTTACAAAGCTTCAGTCCGAATTGGGGATAACTTATGACCCTATACGGGACGATAGCAAAATTAAACGCTTAAATAATTTCTTAGAATCTGTAGATAATAGCCAAGTTAATCAGCAACTAATATCAACTATTTTCCCGAAAGAAGCTCAATTTATAGCCCAAAATAAACACCAGCTAAACCCAGCTACATCAGATACGGAACAACGAGCAAGTTCAGAACTAATAAATACAATCTCTGATTTTATTGAACAGTCAGCAGTTGAGTCAATCTTAAGTGAAACGTTACCACAATTAGCAGAACAACTGTCTCAATATAACCAGCAGTTATCAGCAGGTAGAACCGCATTCGACGAGCTATCATCGGCGATTACTCAAGAGTTACAATCCCATACAGAGAAGAAAGCTATCTTATCAATCTCTGATTATATTGAGCAATCAACTGTCGAGTCAGCCTTAACTGAAGCAGTATTAGAATTAACGCAACAACTTTCTCAATACAAAGAGGAACTCGTTACAGCTAAAGCTACATTTAATGACCTGGATGCAGTGCTTGCGACTGAGTTAAAATCATATCTAGAGAAGAAAGCTATCTTATCAATTTCTGATTATATTGAGCAATCGGCTGTTGAATCAGCATTAACTGAAGCAGTATTAGAATTAACGAAACAACTTTCTCAATACAAAGAGGAACTTGTTACAGCTAAAGCTACATTTAATGACTTGGATGCAGTGCTTGCAACTGAGTTAAAATCATATCTAGAGAAGAAAGCTATCTTATCAATTTCTGATTATATTGAGCAATCAACTGTCGAGTCAGCCTTAACTGAAGCAGTATTAGAATTAACGCAACGACTTTCTCAATACAAAGAGCAGCTATCAGCAGGTAGAACCACATTTGACGACCTCGAATTGGTGATTAATACTGAGTTACAATCCCATATAGAGAAGAAAGCTATCTTATCAATTTCTGATTACGTTGAGCAATCGACTGTTGAATCTGCCTTAACTGAAACAGTATTAGAATTAACGCAACAACTTTCTCAATACAAAGAGCAGCTTGTTATAGCTAAAACTACATTCAATGACCTGGATGCAGTGCTTGCGACTGAGTTACAATCATATCTAGAGAAGAGAGCCATTTCATCAATTTCTGATTATGTTGAGCAATCAACTGTCGAGTCAGCCTTAACTGAAACAGTATTAGAGTTAACACAACAACTTTCTCAAAATCAGCAGCAGCTATCAGCCGGAAGAACCATATTCGACGACCTGGAAGCAGCGATTGTTTATTTGGAGCAACTGCATAGATCACAAAAACCAGTGGATGCAATTGCTCTTAATCAAACTCCAAGTATAACCACAGATAAACCAAAGCTAAAAGAAGAACTTTCAGCCGAGTTATATAAGTATTACAGCGCCGACTTGCAAAACTTATTAGTGACCGACCGAGATAAAGAAATTGCTATACGGGCGCTATTAGATAATAAGCCACACCAAGATGTTGAAGAAATTCTCTTTGCCAGTCCAGCCGGATGGACACAAGATGAAGCTAAAGAATTGGTACTTATCGCTAGCAATCAACTGGCAACTCAAAAGTCAGAACCAGAACAGTCATTCGATGAAAATCAGCGTATTGAATCGGAATTATTAGCGATGGCTGTGCCTATTGCTGTTGAATTAATCAACTGGCAGTTAAGAGAAACTGGCTCAAATAGCCTGAGATTTAAACGTGCCACTTTAGAGAAACAGGGTCGAGAACTGGTATTTAGCCATGATGAACGAGGTGAGATTTTCCGAGTGGCAGTCAACCGAAACCAGTCAGGTGAGCTTGAGTATTCACCGATTAATGTGGGTGAGGTTAAAAACGAAGACCTGAACTTTTGGCAAGAAGCAGACCGCATATTGCAACAAATAATATCAGAAAAACAGCAACAATCAATCAGACAAAATAAAGGAATATCTCTCTAG
- a CDS encoding plasmid mobilization protein — MQADPRINLSNQLTDTLNNRSVAPDSKREVTITFRASYVEKARLEQRCSGVVQSDYIRARLFDYPLPHPKLVIPEVNRQAIYELKKIGNNLNQQTRAINEAVKIGSQPLTNEVKSYLKTLEELTALLEQTRQSLTQSTGEG; from the coding sequence ATGCAAGCAGACCCACGTATAAATCTCAGTAATCAACTAACTGACACATTAAACAATCGGTCAGTAGCACCAGATTCTAAGCGAGAAGTAACCATCACATTTAGGGCTAGCTATGTTGAAAAAGCGAGACTAGAGCAACGGTGCAGTGGAGTTGTGCAAAGCGATTATATTAGAGCGAGATTATTTGACTACCCCCTACCACATCCTAAATTAGTCATACCGGAAGTGAACCGACAGGCTATCTATGAACTAAAAAAGATTGGCAACAACCTAAATCAACAGACTAGAGCCATTAACGAAGCTGTAAAAATTGGTAGTCAACCGTTGACTAACGAGGTGAAATCATATCTAAAAACTCTTGAAGAATTGACAGCACTTTTAGAACAAACTCGCCAATCACTCACTCAATCTACGGGAGAGGGGTAG